In Scatophagus argus isolate fScaArg1 chromosome 3, fScaArg1.pri, whole genome shotgun sequence, the genomic stretch TTGCAAAAAAATAGACATGTGTCTGCATCGAGGAGCACTTTCTCAAATCACAGTTTGCAATACAGTAGGCAGACTGAGAGGCCCGATTAGGACTTATGTTGGGACGTTCAACCGGATAACGCTAGGTAACATCGGGTCGTCTAACAGGAAGCATACTGTCACACCTTTAATCCCTTGCTTAATGTAATGCACTGTTTTTCCAAtttcttttaagaaaaaaaatcctcaaatgTAGCTGCATTGGGTTCAGTACTCAGGAGCGACGCTGAAATGACCTCTTGTAAAAATTTAATATGCAACAGTTTTTGTCGATCATTTACAAGGCAAAATGCCACTAAATTGCTGGTTCCCTTTCAAAAGTATTTGgcagtttaattaattaagaaaataattgttatttTCAGCCCTCTACAGGAGTTAGACCTGTTTCCTCTCTTGTCACAGGCTACGTTGGAGGAGCTGAAGGCATCATATCGGAGGCTGTGTATGCTCTACCATCCTGACAAACATCGAGACCCTGAGCTGAAAAGTCAGGCTGAACGGCTTTTTAACCAGGTGCACCAGGCATACGAAGGTAAAGGATGCTTGCAGACATACACCAGCTGAAATTCAAACCATTTATTTCAACAGCACAGGTGAAATTAAGAAGTGTTTCTTCAGGACCAGGGCATGAAAATGGACAAAATTCCTtacaaaacatataaacaccTACATAAACAGAACCACtgtttccctctttctcctcagtGCTGAGTGATGATCACTCCAGAGCCATCTATGACATATTTGGGAAGAAAGGGCTTGAGGTGGAAGGCTGGGAGGTATGTGTTCTGTCTAACATAATGTTTTGGTCTTAAAATTGAGTGGTTTGTTGCTGTATTAGACATACAGTGTTAACATAATTTCACTACTGATAACTTACGGTGGTGATTCTCTGTAGgtggtggagaggaagagaactCCAGCAGAAATTCGAGAGGAGTACGAaaggctgcagagagaaagagaagagaggagactGCAGCAAAGAACTAACCCCAAGGTTTTCTCAGTCACAACTAAACCTCATCCCTTTGTCAGCTTCACTActttcactgtgtctttgtttgggCCACCACTTTTATGCAGATGTGCTCAATAAATTGTGTAGCACAACTTGGTTTTGACCGCGGATggtttttacattcatttcatgaTAATCCTTcacccttttccttttttccttcttctctcatTTGATGCTGTCAATCTCGTCCCTTCACTCCCTCATCATTCAGGGCACCATCAGCGTGGGTGTGGATGCAACAGACCTGTTTGACCGCTACGAAGAGGATTTTGAAGAGATTCCAGGAGGAGGGTTTCCCCATATTGAAATCAACAAGATGCACATTTCCCAGTCCATAGAGGtacaacaaaacatacacacacttagcATTTACCCTCCACACAGCTACTTATCTGGGCCAGGGTCACCGTGTTATTCTCTGTTTTATCAGGCGCAactttcctgtctttcttcagGCTCCTTTGACAAACTCTGACACAGCAGTTCTGTCTGGTTCCCTCTCTACACACAATGGGACTGGAGGAGGCAACATTAACATGACTGTACGAAGAGTTACTTCAGCCAAGGGCTGGGGAGAGGTACATACAATTGCATCcacgcacacgcacagacacacctgAACGGCATTGCACAATACATCATACAAAGCACAAATATGAGCTGCAGCCtacagagatatttttttaagaGGGATTTTGAGTGTGCTTTGTTAAAGgtcaaatacataaaataaaattaaaatgttttcagaactATATTTTAGTGTACTGTTTCGCTACAGTATGAGAAAGTTTCTTACAAGGCCACCATGTTAAAACCAGAGGTGGGGCAGACATAGAGAGTTAGAAGTGAAGTTGGAATgtgataatataataaaaatttTAAGTCATTTTGGCACAACCTTCCCGTCTACAATCACTTGGTTTCTGTGCATTCGCCTCTGCAGGTGGAATTTGGCGCAGGAGACATACTTGGACCTCTCATTGGGTTAAAGGTGTTTCGTAACGTCACTCCACGGTGGTAAGGCTGAACAGATTGATATTGGGGATTAATATGTACTTTATTCACATATGGACACCATTGTGAGTCTGTTGGAGGTTTTCCAATTTTATCTACTCTCTCTGTCCAGTTTCTTGACTGCCCAGTGCGGTTTGCAGTTCTCTCCTCGAGGTCTGAGGCCGAGCTGTTCTCTGATGACAGCACGCCACCTGGACCAGAACACCATGGGTTATCTGCAGTGGCGCTGGGGGCCCAACAGCGCCATGACCACCAGCCTTGTCCGAGACACGAAGAGCAGCCACTTTACTCTGGCTCTGCAGGTGCTCTACAGTTCCGTCTTTACTGTAACTGACGTGTGACTTACTTAACCCttagatttttttccactttatatACTTTATTACTGCTTGTAATGTCCCCGAATCTTCCAGCTGGGTGTGCCTCACTCCTACCTAATGATGAGCTACCAGTACAAGTTCCAGGATGAGGACCAGACTAAAGTTAAAGGCTCTGTTAAGTACGTCTGACTACTTATCCTTTCTCAAAGATCCTCTCTCTAAATCAGCTGGTTTACCAGGCAGGTGATGTGAAAAAATTCAGCTATATGAAAAAGATTCTGTTGATTAGTTCACTTTGATTAGTTGGTGGAATTTCCTTGTTAAAGAGCAACTTAACACCAGCTGAAAATACTGCCTTTCTGCCTGGTATTAAGTTTCTTTAAGTGACTAGAAGGATTTAAAgtggtttttaatttaatattctTGTTATTGCAAGAAAATTGTACATGCCTGTTACATAACAAGCTTTCTTTTCCTTGGTGTTGCCAAGATTGTCTCATAATCCTTGTTATGtcaagataaaaaataattgttttgtgATCATTAATGAACAAAACATTACGTATCAAACGTCCTATGTGTCGAGTAAATCACGTAATTATGTGGTCTGCAAACCACATATTTCATTAACTTAATTCAACAAAGGAACACGAAATTATACCTATGCAGGAACAGAGTTAGGACAATATGCAGCATTAAAATCACTGTAGGAGGTAAGAAGCACTACACAGTTATGCAACAATGTaggaaaaaatacataaacttgaaataaaagaaaatttaatacaaagggaagaagaaagccATTGGCCACACACATGTGATCTTGagtgaacaacaacagcatgtgaatATTTTAATCTCCTGGCTGTATCATTCACTCTGTCCGACTTTAGTCCACCGATGGTCTCTGttcatttttgtcttcctcccttTCCAGGACGGGCTGGTTTGGTACTGTGGTGGAATAcggagcagagaggaagatcAGCCGACACAGTGTCCTGTCAGCCACTGTCAGCATCGGGGTCCCTCAgggagtcacactcaaaatcAAGTACTGGCCAATCCAAAAGATGATCTCACTCTCTCGCGAGTCCTTGTCTCCCTATGAATTATTTtccaatgtgtgtgtatgtttgtgctgaTGTCTCTGTGCAGGTTGTCACGTGCCAGTCAAACATACCTGTTTCCAGTCCACCTGACAGATCAGCTTCTGCCCAGTGCTGTCTTCTATGCTACTGTGGGACCCCTTCTGGTCTACATGGCCCTTCACCGACTGATCATCATCCCATATACACGAGCACAAAAAGAGCAGTCAGTACACCTCCTGTCCTCATTACCTCCCATTTTAATCTGCAGCCACAGTAGtagaacattttaatttattatatttgtttttttatgtgtgagGAATAGTTTTTGAGGCAAGTACACCGCCATAAATTGAGCATGGGTGTTGTTCATACTATCAGGGCTTCTTTCACACTTACACTGTCATCATAGAGAGCCTCCACAGTGAATCCTAGTGTTGATGTCTCCTTTTTGTATCTCTGTGCCTCTCAgagagctggagctgcagcGGAAGAGCTCAGCCACAGACATCGCCAAGAAGAAGCAGGAGGCAGAGTCTGCCGTGAGTACTCGCACTCACATGCAACCACACAGTTATTCGTTGTGTGTGGGGGATCATTGATCATTGTTTCTAGGTTCAGCTTTCCTCATTTTGTCTGAAAACTTCTCTCCTATGCTATTCTATTTTGCTCttctccacccctcctcctcctcctcctcctcctcctcgtctctctcCTCGTCTTTCTCCCTTGGCTCCTCTGCAGGTTCTGCTGATGCAGGAGTCTGTGAGGAGAATCATAGAGGCGGAAGAATCCAAGATGGGTGagtgaacaacacacacacactcagtcactcatacacactcatacacacacttgcacacagctGCTACAGGAGGGTGAGACACTGAGAACTTTCTTTTAGTTTGCAGCCAGCAATCAGAACTTGGTAAAAATCCAAGTGTGTAACTCAAACACATATCTCATGGTTGCTGTTAGCTGTGTAAGACTGTGTATTGTAGCTCCAGGATCCTGTTTTTCTAAGTCTGACTTCCATCATCTACTGCCATGGAGCAAGTGATGATGAAGTAGTTCATCTTCATGCTGCTCATAAGTCTGTGCACAGAACACCAGTGAACACTGTACACTGGCCTAAATCAAAACTGCGATATCAGTGTGCTGATGGATTTTCTGTTGGGTTTGTGTAGAGAGTGCATGTGGTTATCAGCATGGATCTGTCACCCTTTGGAATGTGTTCACAGCACCCTCTAGATGCACTGTCTAAGAAATAGAGATAGAAATTGATAACATAGAAGGAGGAGTGTTGTTGCCATGCTACAGCGTGACATAGCTGGCAtagtttctgtgtttgcacagctgcaggaagaattcacacagtaacacaatAAATTTCCTCTCCTCATATCAAGTGCAACTGGTATTCGGTCTCTGTTTCTAAATGCACACATTCGAAGTTACATGAAAGTACTTAACACTtaaattatatgttactgtCTAGGTCTAATCATCCTGAATGCCTGGTATGGAAAGTTTGTGTCAGACACTAGCCAGAAGCAGGAGAAAGCAAAGGTGATTGACGTCACTGTGCCTCTGCAGTGCCTGGTCAAAGACTCCAAACTCATCCTCACAGAGTCttctaaggtgtgtgtgtgtgtttgtgtgtttacatgtcagtgtgtcCATTTGATTATCTACAGCTATGGAAGACCAGTGAGATCATTATTCACCTCCTTTTGCTTGCTGTTTTATACATCTGTTACTATGGTTTTATATAGGCGTGTTTGTGAACGCCGCTCTATGCACCTGCATACGCGTGGATGGCACGCTAGAACCCCTGCTGCCGACTGCTGTTTACTACTCGGCATGTGTTTCTCACATTATTTCCTTACATTTCAGCAGCTTAAACAGATGCACACTGGCATAGTCGCAGTATAGGACAGTGTTCAAATATGCAAATCAATGAATAAGCAGCAGTCAACAGCTGTGGTCCTGTAGTGAGCCTTTGGCTGGCACATGTGTGCAGGAGCATAGACCTGGGTTCACCAACACAGATTTCCATTTGCATTGACATTTATAGACCAGCTGGTGATATAAAACTACCTTAACAATTTATTATTGGTTGTATGTATTAACAATATAACAGACTAAACAGCATGGAAAAGAAGATGAATAATGGTCTCATTTGCTTTCCATACATTCaattgtgtctctgtgtgcaggCTGGATTGCCGGGCTTCTATGACCCCTGtgtgggagaggagaagagTCTTAAATTACTGTACCAGTTCAGAGGTGTCATGCACCAAGTCATCTCTGCAGACACTGATCCGCTACGGATACCCAAGCAATGTTAGTATGCAGCCGCTTTACCTAAGgttcatcattattataatgTAGCTGCACACTAATTGCAGCATCACCACAGCCTACAGTCCATGCACGTATTCATGTTGGaattctattttctttttgtattttcagctCACAGAATAGAGTCTGAGTCCTAGGAACCCAGCACTGTTGGGGCACCAGAgggaaaatgcagaaaagaaaaacagactttgTGTAAACAGAGGAACCCTAGAACAGAGGGGGCACATCAACAATAAGTCTGTTCCTCTCCTTTGGTCCTCCTCTGTCATGGTATTAGTGAATCTGTTTATTGAGTTCCTTCACTCCTCCTTTTCCTGTGGGCTATCTCTGAGGTTCAGCAGAATACAGGAGTCAGCTTCTACAAGGTGTCACGCCTTTGTGTCTCTGTAGTCTGCCACACTTGACGGGGCTGAACAAATACCTGCCTGCTGCGGGAGATCAGACACTGGCCCTGAACATAGTTTTATATATGCACTACACGTGGGGGGCTGAAGGTCACTGCGGACGTGGTAACCATTCCTATCAATGATGAGCTAAAAGTGATGTATTTAACAATGTGTCTTGACATTTGTTATGTCGAGTATTTACAGATGAGCCGTAGATTTACCCCATATCATCGTAGTCCTTTGTCCTGTATGTTTTTTGAATCTGACAATGTTAAAACATGCCGGCTATCTCACTAACTCATGCAAATGTTTAGAGTAACACTTTGCAGGCTCATGTCTCAGTGACCCTGAGGCTGGCCTTGACTGGGATTGAGTGCgtaattcatgtttttgtttacttgttgaAATGTCTCACCCTAATTTATTATGCCTTTTAGTGACGTGTCTGCTGCTCATTGGGGTGCCTGTCAGCAGTTGTAAACTGGTGCTCAAAACATATATATGTGAAGAGGTTGTGATACAGAAGTTGGGGGGAGGAACTGTACAGGGAGGGAAAGTGATAGAGATGCCCTTTGATGGTAGTGATTCAACCAAGGAGAGGCAGGCTTGAATTCTCCATACAGATTTTTTAATATCCCAGGCTAGACAGCAATTTAAGGGCAGAAATTCCACTTCGATTTGATTTGCGTCAGTGCTTATTGATTACCTCTGTGCAGTTGCAGCccaagctgtttttttcttttttttgctataATTCTTAAGGCATGCTGTGGCTGGGGTGCTACCAGTAGGGGGCACAGGTCGACGCTCTTCCTCATGCACattgtgtgtgctgctgaggtggtcactgtgacagacaatAACTTGTTACCAGAGCTGACCTGAGCCacactaaaaatattttactgatttacatgcacatttacatgacaactttcatttgttttactcaCTTTTCAGTTGTACTGTGCCATCTATTTTGCCAttctaatttttatttaattaaaaaatactgaattattgAGCTAATACCATGTAATGTCTTATACATCGTAATGTAGATGCTACAACCATACTTGTCAGCCAGGGCTTATTTTACA encodes the following:
- the LOC124056640 gene encoding dnaJ homolog subfamily C member 11-like, translating into MAASLDDDFEFNNQDYYSLLNVRKEATLEELKASYRRLCMLYHPDKHRDPELKSQAERLFNQVHQAYEVLSDDHSRAIYDIFGKKGLEVEGWEVVERKRTPAEIREEYERLQREREERRLQQRTNPKGTISVGVDATDLFDRYEEDFEEIPGGGFPHIEINKMHISQSIEAPLTNSDTAVLSGSLSTHNGTGGGNINMTVRRVTSAKGWGEVEFGAGDILGPLIGLKVFRNVTPRCFLTAQCGLQFSPRGLRPSCSLMTARHLDQNTMGYLQWRWGPNSAMTTSLVRDTKSSHFTLALQLGVPHSYLMMSYQYKFQDEDQTKVKGSVKTGWFGTVVEYGAERKISRHSVLSATVSIGVPQGVTLKIKLSRASQTYLFPVHLTDQLLPSAVFYATVGPLLVYMALHRLIIIPYTRAQKEQELELQRKSSATDIAKKKQEAESAVLLMQESVRRIIEAEESKMGLIILNAWYGKFVSDTSQKQEKAKVIDVTVPLQCLVKDSKLILTESSKAGLPGFYDPCVGEEKSLKLLYQFRGVMHQVISADTDPLRIPKQSHRIESES